A segment of the bacterium genome:
CCGTGGCCGCCGAGATCTGGCCGCAGATCGTCGGCCCCTGGTACGCCCGGCGCAGTTGCGTCATCGCCCTGAAGAAGAAGGAGCTGCGCGTCTTCTGCGACAGCCCGGCGGTGGCCCAACAGCTCCAGGCGGACCAGGAGACGATCACGACACGGCTGAACGAGCGCCTCGGCGGGCGCTATGTCACGAGCCTGCGGCCGTCCAGCGTCGGCCCCCGCGAGCAGCGGGCAACAGTGCGAGCGCAGGTGGCCCTGGAGCCTGACGGCCCCGACGAGGCCGAGCTGGCACAGGTGCCCGTGCCCCCCGAGGAGCTGGCGGCCATCCAACAGCGGGCCGCCGCCGTCGAGGCAGGGCCGCTCCGCGAGGCCTTCATCCGGTCCGCCGAACGCTGGTGGCGACTGGAGGAGTGGAAGCGCCAGCGGGGCTACCGGCAGTGCCCGGAGTGTGGCTGCCGGCATGACGACCTGACCGACCTGTGCTACGCCTGCCGCGTGATGCGGGCGCAGCCATATCTGCAGTAGCACCTCGCCGCCGGGGAAGGAGCGGATGGGCCATGGCCATGCAGTACACCGGACAGATCGAGCAACTGGACGCCTGCCGCTTCCGCTTGCCCCGCAGCGGCGACATGCGGGCGGACGGCATCGTGTATGCCGACGAAGAGCTGTTCAAGGACCTGCGGCACGACGCGGCCCTGGC
Coding sequences within it:
- a CDS encoding DUF721 domain-containing protein, translated to MPRHPMNMRTAKLSPLGSALNEVLAEGGHLERGKSAVAAEIWPQIVGPWYARRSCVIALKKKELRVFCDSPAVAQQLQADQETITTRLNERLGGRYVTSLRPSSVGPREQRATVRAQVALEPDGPDEAELAQVPVPPEELAAIQQRAAAVEAGPLREAFIRSAERWWRLEEWKRQRGYRQCPECGCRHDDLTDLCYACRVMRAQPYLQ